TCTTTGCATAATAAGGTTCTATGGCTAGTGAGAGGCTGAGCCAAGGTCTTTTGACCCCCCGACCAGTGCTCTTGTCATCACGAGGCTGACAGGAGTCTAGACCTATGGTCAGCTTTTGCTCAGTCTTGGGACTGGCAGGGAGAGGGCCACGGCCTGAGTGCTCCCTgcctgtgtgcatgcacacacgcacacatgcacacacgcgcacatgcacacacgcacacatgcacacacgcgcacatgcacacacgcgcacatgtgcacatacacaggCACACTTTAATCTGCTTCAATTAGGTAGCCTTTTGGCACCTTTCCCCAAAGACCAAGCATTCCAGTGCACCTTTGCTGCCTCTGATTTCCCGTGCCTACACAGTTAAACTTAGGTATAAGAAGTGcacactgagccctggctggctggctcagtggtagagcgtcagcccggtgtgtggaagtcccgggttcaattcccagccagggcacacaggagaagcacccatctgcttttccacccctccccctctccttcctctctgtctctctcttccccttttgcagccaaggctccattggagcaaaattggcccgggcgctgaggatggcttcgtggcctctgcctcaggcactagaatggctcttattgcaaaggagcaatgccccagatgggcagagcatcaccccctggtgggcatgctggtggatccgggtcaggcacatgctggagtctgtctctgcctccctgcttctcacttcagaaaaaaaagaaaagaaaagaaataaactcagatcTCAGAGCTAGAATAGGGTGATGGCCAGGCCGGCCCCTGCACATGCCTGGAAGGGACTGCACTTAGAACCTCAGAATCTTCCTGAACTCAGGACATAGTGCCTTCTCCAGTGGCCCCTGACCCGAGCTTAGAGGCGCCCTGGCACTGAGTTCATTCCCTTTTCCCAGCCAATTCCCGGAGCAGGTGGGGTTCGCTTTGATGCTGTggtatggggggtgggggtcagagCCAATAAACGTATACAGCCTGGACAAGCACGAACTTTCCCATCTGCACCAATCACCTGCCTCATTATGGGCTTCAACTGGTAACTGCTCGATAAGAGGCCAATAAAACCATAAACGAAGGAGCCAGTTTCATAAACAGAGGCCCTCTCCACCCTAGGCACACATGACTCTGCTGGGGGTAAAGAGGTCAGGAGCAGCAGGACACTGGCCTCAGCCTCTGAGGAGAGTTGGGGAAAGGGTCTCGCTGAGGGACAAGAAGATGGGCTGGGGCCTCCTGAGGCCAGGTGTCAGTGATAGCTGGCTCAGAAAGTCCTGTGAGAAGATTCCCTCTGGGCTATAACCGTGATCTTTGTTCTGCCTTCACctttgcttctcatacatacggGGCTGACCCCGTGCTCATGCCCAGTGTGGGGATAGACAAGCTCTTTGCTAGGAAGTACAGCCCAGCCTGGCGTGGCTAATCAGAGCTGAGGTGGCACGCTTCTGACGGTCATGACATTGGCACGAGATGttacctctccctctccatctgaCTGACCTTCCCATTGAGTCCCATCCATGGGCCACATCTCTGCTAGGAGCTGCAGGAGGAATAGGGACAGGTCAGCACAAAGAACATATTGATCTGGCAATATGAGGAGACAGAACTGATAAGCAGAGACTTTGTAGAAGAAGGAGACCGCAGGACAGTGGAGGGCTTCCAGGGgaggtgggcttgctgggtcagcAGGCTGCATGGGCAGGAGAGTGCATGCCTGGAGTacaacagtggtcctcaacccccaggccgtggaccggtaccggtccgtgggccatttggtaccagtccgcagagaaagaataaataacttacattatttccgttttatttatatttaagtctgaacggtgttttattttttaaaaatgaccagattcccgtCATGTAcatgttacatccatctaagactcactcttgacgcttgtctcgtaagttggacaattatattttaaaataccacagtttttacactggtcgcataattttattttatgcatttatccatcccaccctaaaggccggtctgtgaaaatattttctgacattaaaccggtccatggcccaaaaaaggttgggaaccactggagtCGAGTACATGAGCAGAGGAGCCTGGGGAACAGGGAACCTGGagccccctcactcctctgccTAAGTGCCCACCGACACCACTTCCATAGGGCTTTTTCTTCCAGCGACTGAGCTGTGTTGATAGTGcccaggatggggtgggggtcacGGGTCCCCTCTCCCCCTGCTGTGCCCTGGGTTTCCCCAGGGCTTGGTAGGGGCAGTCTGAAAGCTGCAGAACAGCCCAGACTGTGGCGTGACCCCTACAATGTTTGACCCACGCCTGCAGATTGCTGACTTCGGCCTCTCCAACCTCTACCACCAAGGCAAGTTCCTGCAGACGTTCTGCGGGAGCCCCCTGTACGCCTCGCCCGAGATCGTCAATGGGAAGCCCTACACAGGCCCAGAGGTGAGTGTCCACCCTCCACAACTAGCCTGCCTCAGCCTTTTCCTGTGACTTTAGCTCCCGTGAGATAGGTGAGCCAGTTTTCTAGTTGTTCCCTTTCTCAGAGCACAGAATtcagccccacccacccacctctaGCCAGGAGTGGCAGAACTGGAACAAGAACTTCTATCTCCTGACTAGTCTCGTTCTGTGCCTCTCACCTTCCTGGTTCTCACACGTTTCCTGGCACCTAGCAGCCACCCCTCCTGTCCCCAAAGGGGTGACTTCACCACTGCTCTTGTGTTTGTGGCTACCCCTGCCAAGGAGAGGTGGTTGGCAACACCTCTCCCCGTGAGCCTCAGTCCCCCTGTATCACTCCTTTGCACCTGAATGCTAGAAGGCGGCGGCCCCGGGTGCACTGGCCTCTGAGTTCCCCAGTGcactcccctttctcctctgctgTGGAAGTGGGGCTGGAAACCCCCCAACATCCTTACTGATCGCCTCCCCCCCTCAGGTGGACAGCTGGTCCCTGGGTGTTCTCCTGTACATCCTGGTGCATGGTACCATGCCCTTCGACGGGCAAGACCATAAGACGCTGGTGAGACAGATCAGTGACGGGGCCTACCGGGCGCCACCTAAACCTTCAGGTAAGTGAGAGGTACGGGTGTGCTCGTCCAGGCTCTGGGTGTCCTGAGCTAATTCCTAAGGCAGGAGTCGAACAGTAGCGTAGACTGAAGAGGACAACCCAGTGCAGATGAGAGTGCCCTCCATCACCTTCTGCGGTCATCTCTGCCTCCATCCAGTGCCCTCCGAAAAAGGAGGGAATATCTCTTCCTTCCCTTATGGGCATGCTTTATTATATTTGGGAAGTGCTTCCTAAGGTCTAACTTAGATTCTCTTTGCTACAGTTGTCTCACTTTCTACTGTTTTTGGCCGTATTCTTAGAAACCCTTTTGTTCTTTCAAAAGGTGGGcaagacctggccggttggctcagcggtagagcgtcggcctggcgtgcgggggacccgggttcaattcccggccagggcacataggagaagcgcccaattgcttctccacccccctccctccttcctctctgtctctctcttcccctcccgcagccaaggctccattggagcaaagatggcccaggcgctggggatggctccttggcctctgccccacgccccagaggggcagagcgtcgcccctggtgggcgtgccgggtagatcccgatcgggcacatgcgggagtctgtctgactgtctctcctcgtttccagcttcagaaaaatacaaaaaaaaaaaaaaaaaaaggtgggcaAGAAGAAGGATGTGAAAACCTTGCCTTACCCTTGAGCACAGTCCACACCCTCAGAAGGTTGCGTTTCTGGAGAGAATGAGGATATGCACTCATAGACAACGAGGCTAATGGACGGTCCAGAGTCCCAAGGGGTATGGGATGGAGGAGGAAATTGGCAGAGTCCGCCCAGGAAAGCTGGAGACTGGGAGCTGGCCCGGCAAGGGCATGTGCGGAGCCAGCTCTAGGTGGGAgtggacagagaggaatgaggggtATCTTAGCACAGATAAGGGCAGGCCAGTGAGAGGGACTGCAGGTGCCCGTTCCCATGACTGCCCATCTGAACTCCTTGTTTTTGTCTTCCAGATGCCTGTGGCCTGATCCGGTGGCTGTTAATGGTGAACCCCACCCGCCGGGCCACCCTGGAGGATGTGGCCAGTCACTGGTGGGTCAACTGGGGCTATGCCACCCGCGTGGGGCAGCAGGAGGTCCTGCCTGAGGGCGGGCACCCTGGCAGCGACTCTGGCCGGGCCTCCATGGCTGAGTGGCTCCGGCGGTCCTCCCGCCCCCTCCTGGAGAACGGGGCCAAGGTATGCAGCTTCTTCAAGCAGCATGCTCCTGGAGGCGGGGGCATGGCCCCCAGCCTGGAGCGCCAGCATTCGCTCAAGAAGTGCCGCAAGGAGAATGCCGTGGCCCAGTCTCTCCAGGGGGACCCGGCCGACGACACCTCCCCTCGCCCTGGCAAGGGTACCCTCAAGCTACCAAAGGGCATTCTCAAGAAGAAGGTTTCTGCCTTCTCGGAGTGGGCAGGGGAGGTCTCTGAGCTCGGCTCAGCCCCTGAGAGCCCAGGGCAGGCTGCCCCTCTGCTCCCCAGAAAGGGCATCCTCAAGAAGTCTCGGCAGCGGGAGTCCGGCTACTACTCCTCCCCTGAGCCCAGCGAGTCCGGGGAGCTCTTGGACGCAGGGGACGTGTTTATGAGTGGGGACTCCGTGGAGCAGAAGCCCCCCCCGGCTTCCGGGCTGCTCCACCATCGCAAGGGCATCCTCAAACACAACGGCAAGTTCTCCCGCACAGCCCTGGAACTCACAGCCCCCACTGCCTTCGGCTCCTTGAATGAACTGACCTCGCCTCGCCCTCCAACCCGGGCCAGCCGCCCCTCAGGGGCTGTGAGTGAGGACAGCATCCTGTCCTCAGAGTCCTTTGACCAGCTGGACTTGCCTGAACGGCTTCCCGAGCCCCTGCTGCGGGGCTGTGTGTCTGTGGACAACCTCACGGGGCTTGAGGAGCCCCCCTCAGAGAGCCCTGGAAGCCGGGGCCTGAGGCGCTGGAGGCAGGACTCCCTGGGAGAGAGCTGCTTTTCCCTGACGGACTGCCAGGAGGTGACGGAGGCCTACCGACAGGCACTGGGGGGCTGCTCAAAGCTCAGCTGAGGGTGGCGGGCATTGCCCCACCCGGTGGGCTCCGAGATACAGCTGCCAACACCCTGAGGAGAGACTCCTCTCCTGCCTCCTAGGACCAGCATCCCAGCCCGGAAGACTGAAATGGTTTGCAGTTTAGCCCTGAGGAGGGCCAAATATgggaaaaatgggcaaatgaaatacATTGAAGGTTGAATGTCTTCAGCCCTGTTGAACCAAGAAGGTAGTAGAGGGGAAAAgaggcaggagtccccaaactttttacacagggggccaattcactgtccctcagaccattggagggccactacatacagtgctcctctcactgaccaccaatgaaagaggtgccccttctggaagtgtggtgggggccggataaatggcctcagggggccacatgtggcccgcgggccgtagtttggggacgcctggtagggGAAGACCCATGGCCCAGTCCAGGTTCTCGGCTTCGGGTACACATGGCAGGACCACAGAGATCGGGAAGGAGCACTCTGATCAGTCCCCATCTCCTTTATTGCAATGAGTACTTCTGTGCAAGGTGCCTTCCTGCCGAGGTAGAGAGGGAAACTCTTCACATACACATTCCTAGCCCCACCAGGCACTAAAACGGAAACATGGACACTCCTAATGTGCCTGGGACCTCCTAGGAACAGTCTCCTAGGGTATGCCCTTCCTTCGTCTCCCCGCAGGAAGAACACACGTCCCTTTCCTCAAaggttctctcccctttcctggccCCCAAACCTGGCCCGAGTCTCCTGGGGTCGCTGCTATGAATCTAACAGACTTGAAAAGGCTCAGGCTGCTATTGGACTTCATCTCCAGGGGCCCAGCTTCCTCTGGACCCCACCTGGAACTGCAAAGGCTCTGTGAACCTCTCCAGCCTCCAAGCTAGTCCTGCTACTGAGAATGGATGTGTTTATCTCTCTGGGTTTTTATGACCTCAGAATGTCCTATTTATGTTTTGAGCTCTGTGTTCTTAAAAAAGTGAATCTCGCTGTTTTCAATAATGTGAATACTATGTTCAGGAAAGTCGCTATACGTCTAACTTTTGTGTACAGAGAAATATTTTTGCAGAGATTCCCTGCTGATCccagggaaggtggggaggggggctttTACAAAGCTGCGTGTTCTGTTGCACTGTCTGGGGGAGTCTCTGGCTCCCCCATCCATGCCCTAATTCATCTACCTGATGGTCCCTCTTGCCTTCTctgtggccataaaaaaaaacactccatTAAAAGCCAGAACAGTGATTGAAAATAGCGTCTGTTGTTCCGTTTGAGGAGGCAGGGCACAGATCTTTGAGCCTTCTCTTACTACACACTCCTGCTGGGAAATAGAGAGCCTGCTTCATAAAAACGAAACAAGGAACACCCAGCTCTTAGCTCCATAAAGCTCCCCAACGTACCTCCTCAGTCTGCCCTGTTAAACACACAGGTGGGAGGGTCCTGGGCTGAAAGTCCCAATTTGCTCTTCCTGCCTTTGGCACTGAAGGGAGAACTGCACTTCTCAGATTGTAGGCCCCGCCCCCAACCTTCCATACGTCGTCCGTTCCTCCCCCATCCAGTTTTGCGCCTGCTGCTTGAAGACACCCCCACTGCCTTTATTCTCTCTCCAAAGGAATCCCCTTTGGGCAGctgctccccccctcccaccatccccaccacctGACCCCTAGTGAAGTAAGGAATGTTTGGAATGCCCCCCCTCGAAGGCCGAGCCTCTCAACCCCCAGCAGAGCATTCCCAGCCCGCTGACCTGCTTCTTTAAGGAATTCCAGAGCTCCAAGGGCTGGGATGAAAGGGAGAATAAGGACAAAGTGCAGGCAAGCAGCTGGCTGGCTCCAGCTTCAAGCAGGCTGCCTCGCCATGCCCTACTCCCTTCTAGTGTTCACAGGTCCCCAAGCATCCCCAGTCCTGGCCAGTGTCAGCTCCTGCTCCACAGCTCACCTGCTCTCCTTCTGGGGAGGAACATCTGGaccttcctccccactccctgctTCTGGAGAGCCAGCATAGTTGCTGAGTCTGGGGAATAGGAGATGTCCAGGCAACTACAGGGTCAAGATGCTAGAGCACACAAATTGCTCGGGCTACAACTGGAGTATTTTGGTCCGATATCTTTAAGGTCCTACTGAGGTCTGGAGCTCTGGGCCGGACTCTGGGTGGACACCAGGAAAATACAAGGGAAGGTTTTACACTCAAGCAGCATAGAGTTCAGCTGTGGAGTTGGCTGTGCTACTTTATTCATTCAACTCAGGAATCCAGCCCTCTTCTATGCTCAGCTCTGTGGAAGACAAAGATAACTGCTACGTCTCTGGCGCAACACATAAGATTTTATCCTCAAGGAGGCTGCAGATTGGATTGGACAGCGAAGTAGCAtgcataaaaataagcaaaattttgACCTCCAGTCAAGACGGCGGGGTAGGTAAACGTGGTACTCACATGCTCCCACAGCCAcctcaaaattacaactaaactacagtgcaaccatcattcagaacaccctgaaatctagctgaacaaagTCCTACAAATGAGGATTTaagaaagaagccacattgagacctGTGGAAGGGTGGAGATAAAATGGGCTGATCCCACACCCACACgtgtgtggcagataaaaatcaggagggattTCTTAGCCACAGAGGTCCCCACTGAGGAGCGAGGAGtaccagccccacaccaggctccccagcccagggttccagcgCCAGGAAGAGACGTCCCTATATTGTTGGCTCTAAAAACCAGCAaggattgaggctgagggaggcagggctgctggagtcccaggcagttcatCCTAAAGGGCCCATATATAGAACTCGGACTCACTCCGTCTGAGTTCCAGTGCTGGGACAACAGTtcaaaaggcaccagggacatataGAGAGGAGCtaaattgtctggcatcaggacaagagctgggggtgggggtgcagcttTCTGCCAAACAAAAGTGCTGGTggaagccattgttccttttctgagagccccccacctccacagagccagcaggtaggcatcatatctgagtctccatcaacttgGCTCACACTGTTTATCCTGCCCTGATGATTTCCTGAGACCCCATCACACCCAGCTTGTGGGCTCATCCAAGCTGATTTCATTCTAGACctatcttggctcatgcttcagattttcctaaaatctctcaaacaagcagcatctggcctcagttcACCCTGTACTTCTCACGAAGTGGcctcaggcctggcactagcagcagctggtCTTAGTTCACAGGTTGGCCtggcctgggcacctccaagcccagcacaagtgcagattgctttgtagctcatgccaggtggccccaggcagaacacaAACAGTGGCTGACCTTGGTCTGCATCTCCTAGGAGGCCCCAAAGCCAGCACATCTTGTGGACAGATTCAGACCACATCAAGGTACCACCTAGCCACCTCCAaaagtgacacactcaagaggCAGACTCAGAGGGacccagagccccactgaagtaagtcTTGCTCTGTGGGACTTACTTACCCTGCACAGCTGACCCTCCATGCTGGTCACTGGTCCCAGCCAGTCCTTGCAACTGATATGCCTGGAAGTACATGCCTCCCAATGACATGCCAACaccaatcaaggctcaactacaacagaagggtTGTACAGTCCACAGTAGGGGGGGTACATCTGCAGTACCCAGGTTGGGTGAACAGGGAGGCTGAGCCACCagaccctacaggacacctactacattagaccgctctaccaagcctgggagatgcAGCAGTttctacatagaaacaaacacagggaggcagccaaaatgaggagataaagaaacatgtcccaaatggaagaacaaaacaaaactccaaaaaaagaactaaatagcctgaccaggtgttggcacagtagatggagtgttgacctgggatactgaagacccaggttcaaaactccaaggttgctggcttgagtgtggcctcatctggcttgagcatggctcaccagcttgattgtgggatcatagacatgaccccatgatcactggcttagcCAAAacatcactgacttgaagcccaaggtcactggcttaagtaaggggtcactggctcagctggagcccccctccccatcaaggcacatatgagaagcaatcagtgaacagctaaagtgccgcaactattcaatacaagttgatgcttctcatctctctcctttcctgtctgtctgtctgtccctgtctgtctgtccctgtctctctctcgctaaaaacaaacaaataaaaaatctaaataaaatagaaacaagtaaTCTACTAGGTACAGAGTTcaagagttcaaaacactggttctAAGTATGCTCAATAAACATAGTGAGAACTTTGacagcataaaaaaggatatgaaaactataaaaacaaccaGTCAAAAATAAacgatacactaactgaaatgaagaataatttacaaggaatcaacagtagactAGAtggagctgagaatcaaatcagcaatttggaatataaagaagaagaaaaataatcataaaagtaaaaagaaaccaaaaaaaaaaaaaaaaggataatgtaAGGAGCCTCTGAGACAACTTCAGGCATACCAACATTCGCATCATGGGTTgttagaaggagaagagatagagcaagaaaatgaaaatctacttgaaaaaaataattatggacAAGTTCcccaacctggtgaaggaaatagacatacaagtccaggaggtgcagagagtcccaaacaagatgaacccaaagaggcccacaccaagacatgtcataattaaaatgccaaaggttaaagacaaagagagactcttaaaggcagcaagagaaaagcagttacgtAGTTATCTACtaggaagctcccataagactgtcagctgatgcctgacctgtggtggcacagtagataaaacttcgacctggaacactaaggtcaccagttcaaaacccggggcttgcctggtcaaggcacatatgggcgttgatgcttcctgctcctcccccacttctctctctctttctcctttctctctaaaaataaataaacaatattaaaaatttaaaaaaaaagactgtcagctgattttgcAACATAAACTTtgcagaagggagtggcaagaaatattcacagTGATGAacagcaaggacctacaaccaaaaaagaagctatcatttagaatcaaaggacacataaatagcttcccagacaagaaaaagctcatCACCATGAAAGGagctcatcaccaccaaaccagcattataagaaatattaaagggtcttctttaagaagaagaaaaaaagattaaaaatatgaacaacaaACTGGCTATAAGTACATATCTATTGAtgattgaatctaaaaaacagaataaaggaacaagcagagcagaaacagattatagacacagagaacatgtTGTCGCTTGCCAGAAGGGAGGGCTGTTGCGGGGAcaggtgaaagaggtgaagggattaagaagtacaaattggttgttacagaatagtcatggggatgttaaAGCacggcatagggaatatagtgaaTAACATTCTAATAACAatgtatgatgtcagatgagtatgagatttatcaggagcacataataagttatataatgtctaatcactggagtgtacacctgaaacatataatattgtatgtccaactgtaattgaaaaaaaacaatttaaaaaataagtaaaattaaatagaaaaattataagttCAGATAATGTGGAAGGGGAGTTTgaaagatggaaaagaaaaattgcaACTTAGATAAAAATAGG
The DNA window shown above is from Saccopteryx bilineata isolate mSacBil1 chromosome 2, mSacBil1_pri_phased_curated, whole genome shotgun sequence and carries:
- the NUAK2 gene encoding NUAK family SNF1-like kinase 2: MESLAFSRRPSPAPSAATAALTDGLKSPKPLMKKQAVKRHHHKHNLRHRYEFLETLGKGTYGKVKKARESSGRLVAIKSIRKDKIKDEQDLMHIRREIEIMSSLNHPHIIVIHEVFENSRKIVIVMEYASRGDLYDYISERQRLTEREARHFFRQIVSAVHYCHQNGIVHRDLKLENILLDANGNIKIADFGLSNLYHQGKFLQTFCGSPLYASPEIVNGKPYTGPEVDSWSLGVLLYILVHGTMPFDGQDHKTLVRQISDGAYRAPPKPSDACGLIRWLLMVNPTRRATLEDVASHWWVNWGYATRVGQQEVLPEGGHPGSDSGRASMAEWLRRSSRPLLENGAKVCSFFKQHAPGGGGMAPSLERQHSLKKCRKENAVAQSLQGDPADDTSPRPGKGTLKLPKGILKKKVSAFSEWAGEVSELGSAPESPGQAAPLLPRKGILKKSRQRESGYYSSPEPSESGELLDAGDVFMSGDSVEQKPPPASGLLHHRKGILKHNGKFSRTALELTAPTAFGSLNELTSPRPPTRASRPSGAVSEDSILSSESFDQLDLPERLPEPLLRGCVSVDNLTGLEEPPSESPGSRGLRRWRQDSLGESCFSLTDCQEVTEAYRQALGGCSKLS